Proteins encoded together in one Lathyrus oleraceus cultivar Zhongwan6 chromosome 5, CAAS_Psat_ZW6_1.0, whole genome shotgun sequence window:
- the LOC127083956 gene encoding subtilisin-like protease SBT2.2, translating into MWVCELFFFFFTLAGFALDSTLPFSVFIETLMGKHNLTYFVLFSLVILVPCLCLQDVLDNATTSVYVVTLKQAPTSHSYGVLTRLNDDNNGFKDNGRTQFQKPRYANITKTDKRYGSYVTRVHDSLLKKVLKGEKYLKLYSYHYLINGFSVLVTQQQAERLSSSDEVSNVVLDFSVRTATTHTPQFLGLPQRAWSQNGGFDIA; encoded by the coding sequence ATGTGGGTGTGTGAactattcttcttcttcttcacaCTTGCTGGGTTTGCTTTGGATTCAACTCTGCCTTTTTCAGTTTTCATAGAAACCCTGATGGGGAAACATAATTTGACATATTTTGTGTTGTTTAGTTTGGTGATTCTTGTGCCTTGTTTATGCCTGCAAGATGTTCTGGATAATGCTACTACttctgtttatgttgttactTTGAAACAAGCTCCAACCTCTCATTCCTATGGTGTTTTGACAAGGTTGAATGATGATAATAATGGTTTCAAAGATAATGGAAGAACTCAATTTCAGAAACCAAGATATGCCAATATTACAAAGACAGATAAGAGATATGGCTCTTATGTTACACGAGTGCACGATTCTTTGTTGAAGAAAGTGTTGAAAGGAGAGAAATATTTGAAACTCTATAGCTACCATTACCTGATTAATGGATTTTCTGTTCTTGTTACCCAACAGCAGGCAGAGAGACTATCAAGCAGCGATGAAGTGTCCAATGTGGTTTTGGATTTTTCTGTTAGAACAGCGACTACACATACTCCACAATTTTTGGGTTTGCCACAAAGAGCATGGTCTCAAAATGGTGGTTTTGATATTGCTTGA